tcaagcttgttttctctgtttgactatgtttggtgtactgttttcttactttttgcccatgtttgcttgtatgtgctcgtgtgacgcgtgtagacgccccgcagttcgagggagttgccgatcaagccttcgaggagtacgaacagcaggagcaaggccaagaaggcaagtcgtgtccttgatcactatcttgttgtcctatacacctttactttctcgtactcaacattacgcTATGCACATATTAATATTAagttgatgggtcccaattaaggttcgcctagattgatttacctttgccttgaccaaccggtttactttatgttgggtagctcatgcttagtgcttacttggtacatggtggtttaactacacgcaatgcttaatcttgatttacttctgttatacctttcattaagacaagatcattatttgttaatcggaacatggagaaccacccaggaaaacagtgctaccacaagactaaatggctctggtcttggctgattaattagaaactctagctTGGGGTTACCTTACcggaagggcaagaggggaggcgttgatgggatatagcactcgctctcttgggaagtgggcttggctaagacactatgccctctaggggactgctatgtttcgcttcgacctgaaaccttagcgggttaccacaatgctagcgaatctttgtaaaggcctcgtagcgtccctatgcaatcacacctcggaagtgtggtatggtgcctagctagcatcgcatggttgggtccaaagttcttttgagcttttacgcgacttgtgggtaaagatgtgccacctctgcagagtgttaaactgatcgatcagccgtgctcacggttaagagcggcctggaccctcacatgataatattatcggaagatggacttaatttgttatcatttcatgcatttgttgcttACTTTATGTTCATGtctaatttcgggtggtataaacttatacttagttaattgctaataagacttgaccaacttaattaaaagtgaatgctaattatgccttagccataccttgaattagccttacactacactattccccgcgacttgttgagtaccaaccataagtgtactcacccttgcaaaaccgctgttcagaccaagtcaattgggaagaggagtacttccacgacttcgaggagttctaggcgtacgtttcttcagtcagctgcctgtggagtcgtcgtcatctttggagttccgctgcgtaataattagactttgtggtttatgtgagactttcggtcatgaaataatggttaatactctctttattcgatttagcactgtctttgctattcactattgtcgtacatgtgcgtaacttgatcctggcgcacatgtatttaatgcactcgattttgtccttaaaatcgggtgtgacacccCCGACCTTGCCGAGATCGTGATGGAACGTGACAAGCCCGCGCTTTCCGCAACTTCATCCAAGGCGACCTCTCCATCGCCGACTACTGCCGTCGCTTCAAAAGCATGGTGGACGCGCTCGGCGACTTGGGCGAGCCAGTCTCCGACCGCACCCTCGTCCTCAACATCATCTGCGGCCTCCACGACCGCTTCCTCGACATCGGGAAGCACATCCGGCACGGGCGGCCTTTCCCCACCATCCTGGTCGCCCGCTCCGAACTGCTCGTAGAGGAGCTCACCATGGCGCTGTGCCGTCCACCGCCCTTCTCACCGGGGCGAAGCCGAGCGCGCCTAGCGAGCAGCGCCTGTCCATcccgtcttcatcttcctttgGCGGCCCAGGCTCCGGGGGCACCTCCAGCAAGCCCCCAAGGTCCAAGAGCCGCCGCAGCAAGCGCGGCGGCAACGGCGCCCCCGGCGGATCCCAGACGCCATCCAGCGGCGCCCCACCCGCCGGCACTTCCAACGGCACCCCCAGCGGATCCCAGACGCCATCCAGGAAAATCAACTAGCCACATATATCAGTTACTTTGAAAACATGTAACAGTGTATATTGTGTTATACTTCACATGTTGTGCTATTCAATTTTCATAAGTCAGTAACTCAATTAAAGTGATTTTGCTCTGAAATATTGTTGGTCCGTCCAAATTCATCCTATTTTTCATCCATACTTCTACTGGGCCCACGAACCACTGGAtacaaaaaggggaaaaaaacgcCTTGGTAGTTTGTACAGATGAGTAATACTTTGGATGTGTACAAGCTTGTCTCGTCATGTTGGTTTTAGAACACTTTGTTTCTATTTTTGCAGGCAAGGGGCATGAATTATCTCACTATTATAACCCTCCTATTGTTCACCGTGATTTAAAATCATCAATTTTATTGGCTGGCAAGAACTGAACGGTAAAGGTAACTCTGAAATTCAGTTTCTCCAATCACTGTATTTACCTAGTTAATTTGCTATGTTCAATCAGGTCGCAAACTTTGTTTTTTCACATCTAAGCCACGAATGTTTCTAAGAACAGGAAAATGAACTGTAAGTTTGAACAAGTTTCACTCCTAAAATACTGAAATTGTCATAAACTTTGGTCTATAACCTTTTTCTGCTTATTTGCTAAAAATTTGATAATTAGCTTTTGTTTACAGACACAGTTGATACCAGGTGTTGTGTAATGAACCTTCAGAGATGAAAAGTAAGTTCAATAAAGACATTATTGAACATAGATGCGCCTCCTATTCTTAGGATTTACAGTTACTTGCCCTTTTGTTCTTTATAAATATATTCTGGTCTTGCGTGTACAGCTATGGGGGTTACTTTGCTGGAAGTTGTTACTCGGAAGATACCCTGGGATAAGGTACATTTAGCTATGCGTTTGTTTGTTATTCTCTTAAGCATTCGTACATGGACTTTCTATCATATTGTTTCATGCATTTTTCGCATTACTGGGCAGAATTGGTCAGCCAGTTTTGTTTGGAAGAACAACCAACTAGGCACAAACAATGATAAATGACCTTTTCTTGTATATCTGCACTGACCTATTGGTCTGCCTGCACAATCAACCCTCAAGTGCTCTTATCGGTGCATAGTTTTGCTTTTTCAGAGTATAATTATTTGGTTATGATTTCTAAGAAAAAGGTTCTTTAATTGTTGTACTCTCTACAGCTCGCAGTTTCTCCAGATTCTAGGAAAAATGGCATTGAGTTAACAGTATCCTTTTCTCTCACTCTTTCTCTTAGGAAAATCTGTGGATACTGAAAACTTCACCTTACGGCTTACCAGGGACATCCACCCCCACCCTTGCAATAGTTGAGCTGTGGGTTTCATTGGGTCAGAGGTACATTTAAAGCGATACATATCCTCATGGGCATCCAGGATCGAGAGTTGCTGGGATAGGTAAGCATACTATTTTTCGTACGAAACAACTATGTACTAATTGTTGAGTTTATGTTTCATTCTGGTCATTGGCAAGGGATACTGCATCTCTGTAAGTGCCCTTTCTTTGAGTAGCGACCCACACTCCCACAGGAACGCCCCTTCATTCCTAGAGCTCCTGGACGTACAGGACTATGGATCCACTCTCTATTATATTATCTTGAATCTACATAGAATCAATTAGTAGATTGAAATAGTAGTCTAATTCAACTGCTTTTTTTCACTGCATCCACTTAATTTCAATCAAGTCAAAATCAAAAAATTCGAAGACAATTTTTCATTGAAAGAATCCATGGAGGGGGAGAAAAATAATACGCGAATAGACtatagtaaaagaaaaaaagtaaaaggaaaaaatcTACGAATCTTTCATGCTTAAAAATGGCGCGAGATGTTTCAATCgagatctttcaaaaaaaaagaacataaaaTTTTTTCTAAGAATAAGAAAATAGTATAAATGGAAAATGTGCGATATGTTGTGAATAGCTTTGTGTAAGAAAGTTTAATTTTCTTATGTATAGAACTTTCTTTTTACTCGCCACTTCTAGTAGAATAGAAATTCTAAATTACTATAATTGCCCTTTCTATTATACTAGAATAGATCCTATTTGTCAAATACCTAACGAAAAATTCCTATTTTCCTTTCATTAAGGTACGAGGACTTCTCATTCCACAAGAATGAAAGCATATTTTCATTATGAAAGGTTTTTACTTGGAAAGGACAATGTTCCATACTAAAGGATTCGGGTCCATAACCACGAGTTCCAGTGCGCTAGATATTGTAGCACTTAGCAACGAGGTCCTATCCATTAGTATTCCACGTAAGAAATCCATTAAAAACGGTTGAGCCTGCAGCCTCAGATACAGTGCAACGCATCTAGGGATGCTCTGCTCAGAGGTGGTTCAAGATTGGGGAACTCCAACGACTCAAAATGGAAATGGCTGTTGTGGGAAGGGCAGCTTAAAGGCTCAACGCATCTTCCTCGTCGGCTGCTAAGTTGAGTTGCAGCAGAAGAGTGGCGCATGGTTTCCCGGATCTCAAGCCTGAAGCTTATTCGAAGTGCAGTAATTTTAGGGCACTTATGAATTGAGACTGGCAGTGGTTTGCGGCACTGTTTTTGTATCAACGCCCAATTAGATATGCACAAAAAGGAATTGTTTATAAGTTGTATATGTCGCATTTGCGTATTTGACAATCATAGTGATAAAACTAGTAGTAGAGACTGACCGAAACACAAGGTGATCTTAGATTTTGTTCTCTCTTCATGACTGGTAGCATTGCAAATCTGGAAATGAACTCGAAACGAACTAACAGAATTTCCACAAGTATTTGAAAAGTAACAAAACATTCAAAACAAATATTGATTTTTAGAATTTCAAGTTACAGAACACCCGACTCATGAACCAATAGGAATCAAACTGGACAAAAAAATTGCTTGCAGCGAGAAAAATTATCAGCTTCAAACTTTAGAATATACTGAAACTGAAATATATATGAACAGGTGAGACGACATGATGCCCAGAGCTCCAGATTGGTCGGTACGTGGAACTGAAACAACAATCACAATCGTGTCCTTTCTCAGGCACCTTTTTTTCATATGAAACGGACACGCACGGCCGCACGCATCCCGCCCCCACCACACCACAGGTTTAGACGCTTGCAGCTAGCTTGctgttttcttcctcctccgccgccgcctcgtcgcccatccCCATCATCCGATCCGATGGCATCCACCGCCTCCCCGCCGGCAGCCAGGTACTCgctccctccgccgcgccctcctcccacCCCCCAAATCTTACCGGGGTTCGGGGTTTATGCTTTGGGTTGGAATTTaggatggatttttttttacatgatGGTTTCTCGAATCGATCTGTGGTGGTAGATGCTAATAGGAATAGGTAGTTCGTGTGGTCTGTTGCGCTTCAGTTTTCTGTCATGTTTTTGTGTTGGGGACGAGTATCTGTAGATCTGGACGCGAAAGATTGATGATTTCACAGGCAAATGTGTAGGAAAAAACTGATGATGCTCCACATGTCTTTCCAACTTTCCATGGGAGGATGAAATTTCACGAACACCATCGAATTTTTGTGGGATACCATCTGCTGAgttgtctttttttttaaaaaaaattcttgcgGGGTTTCACAAGTGGCGATTGATGTGAATTAATCTAGAATGTATATTTAACCCTCTTGATAGCCTAGTACATCGCTGTCACTCATAACTTTGGTGAATTGATGTAGCTGTAACCCTGTTGGATGCTTCAGTAACTCATACATGCGGTCCTGACTTGCAATTTCGTCTTGCTGCTGTGCCCAGTGAGCTGGATTCTCATCTCGTCGTCTGGGACGCTAGTGCCGAAGACATGGAATTGGCCGCTTGGTTCATCGATTCGACTGCTCCCCGTCACATGACTGGCAACCCGAGCCTTCTCACCGACCTAATACATGTGAGCAACACGTTTGTTGATGCAGGGATTGGCAAGGGAATGCAGGTTGGTGGCATTGGGTCTGTGAACAAAGAAGCTGTTGTGCTCCCTGACGTGTGGTTTGTGCCCGGGCTTGGGCTTAGTATGAACCTGGTCTCGGTGGACCAGCTCACCGCTGACCCCAATCTGATCATTGCGATTGCTGGCACTGGGTGCAATGTCACGAAGATGAGTGATGGATCACTTGTTGGTAGTGCACATCTGAGGCCTGACAACAAGTATGAGGTAGACTTCTTGAGAATTCAGCAGAACTAGGTGCCTTGTTTAGCAGAGTTGATGCATAGGGGCAGTATCACATACTGACTTGCTTCAAATGGATATGCTTCTTGGGAAATTGGTACATGATTGGAAATTCTTTTTCCATAGCTGGTGCATTTCAAGTATATGACAAGGTCTGGATGTGAATCATGTGATATGTCTAATAAAGTGTTCACTTTGTGCAAGTTGTCGGTATCTTGTGGCCCTTTGATGATTCTGGCTTTGCTATATATGCACTTCTACTGAATTTGTGTGTGATGTCTGTCTGCATCCTAGTGGTCCGACTATGGGTGTATCGTGGGACCATTTTGATTTGCTCTGTTTAAGGCAGGAAATGTTTGTTTGATGAATGGCTATAGTTCTGATGTACTGTGCTGTTGCATATTCCCCACGCATTTTGGAAGTGCACTTTCTAAAAGGGTGTAGTTGCACCCAGGCTTAGCCTGGCGTCATCCTTAGTGCTTAACTTTAGCACTCCGCTTCCAACTTTGTGATGCTATTTTCTTCCGTCTGGTTACTACCCTTGAAATGTTCTTTTGCATTGTCTGCTTAGGTATGCCTCTCGAGTGTTGatctgtttgttttttttatgtcAAAATGTCACTGACGACAATATTGCAGAGTGTATAGAGCATCACTTTCGAAAGAAAAACACGCAGCATCACCACAAAACATCCAAATATATAATTTCGAAGTTATTACTAAATGACATTTTTGGAAATAGATATTGATCCATGGGGTCAGAACCCATGGACACAGGTCAAACGCCTGACATGCACTAGTTTACGCCCACGGATGACTGGTCTTTGGTCTGCGGGGTGTAACTGACAGGCGGGGTCAATATCCAGTATTCCAGCGTTTAGTTTTTATTTAATAGGGCACTAAAGGTTAACCACGCGTGACCCCAAGAGTGGACAGCAAATTTCATGGACCGAGCTGAAGAAGGGCTCTGCCATGTGGGTGGcgctctcgccggcggcggggctccgggaAGGTGTGTTAGCTTCTCGATGGAGTTTGGCTCTTTCCCGAACTCATAAGCTGCTCTAGAAATCGATCTCTGCACATCGTCCTCCTCCAGGAGCCAACCTTGAAATAACCATACCACGTGGAAACACAAAATAACCATGCAAAATGAGAAAACAAATTCAACAAGGGACCAACCTTTTATTTCCAATATCCGGTCACCCAGGGACAACTAACGAACTCCATCTTTCCAGTGTGCGGCGCGCGCCATCACCACACAAACTCATCAGTGGATCATCCATCAATAACTCAGTTCAAGACAAAATAGCAAACCTAGATTTGCCCTAATAATAGCCATGCCTCCACATAAGGCATAACTCCCAGTTGCGAAGCTTGTTCCATTCTTGAAACGTGCTGGGATCGATGCTTCTACATTTCTGGCTCAGGCACATGAAGATTCTGGAGCACGTAAACTCCATTGTCCTCCCGGACGCCAGCACCGACAACAGTTCCGTCATCCTTTCTGATCTCGAAATCCTTGTTGCGAAAGCAGCAAGAAAGGCGGTGGTCGCGATCCAGCTGGTTCACAGAAACAAAATTCAGCTTCAGATCTGGGGCGAACTCAACGTGAGGGATGTTGAAAGCCTCTGTCCTCATCTTGCCAAACCCAACAATTGGCACATTGGTGCCATCGCCAAGCCTAGCCATCCTGGGAGTGGGATACTCCTGAAAATCTTCAAGGAGTTCCTCATTGCTGATAATGTGACCCCGTGCAGTGGAGTCAACATTGATATCACCCCTGCTGTCACTGCCTGTCAGCGGATAATGGCCAAGCAAGGTCACTAATGGCACCTCCACCCTGTAGGATGACACATGCAGTAATAAGTTTGGGTGACTGTCAAGTAATGCCTAGATACTACATGTCTACCTCATCTAGACATATATATTTGATGTTTTTGAGTAGTTGTATAATGCAATATATATATGcacattaaaaaaaagaaatgcagtCGGGGAACTGGAGTTGTTAATTTTCTACTACTACATTTGATTTATTTGGGACACAAACAGAAATCAGTTGGAATCAACTGGGCAAGCAAATGCATGTCTTGTTAAATCCTTACTTTGACGACTTTGGAGAAGTAGTTTTCCTGATGTCCATCACAATGAACTGTCAAAAATAATGAAGGCAGGTTAGCAGAGAAGCTTTTTCTTGTGAGCACCAATACTGTAATACTTTTTAAGAATGCAGTACGACATGAAAAATGAGCACATCATGGTCATAGGGTTAatccccttagtaccggttttGCACAAAACCAGTACTTGTAGTTCGGTACTTAAGGGGGGCCTTAGcgcctttagtatcgggtggagcctccacccggtactaagggggACCTAAAGGGTACTAAAAgggtactaaagggggacctttagagctccacctggtactaaagggggtcacggggttCTCGAGGACTatccgttagacccggtactaatgctcacattagtatcgggacaaaatgcaaccggtactgaacCTCAGGACAAATGCTCAGTTTTTAAGTAGTGGTAGCGCCTCACAATCAAACTTAACAATACCTTTCTTGTACATGTCTAATGTTTTAGACTCTTTTGTCAAAAAAAGATCTAATAGGGATTTATGCACCTATCTTGTTTTTTCGTTTTGCAACTCACTGTGCCTCGTGTATTCCTAACCATGAAATGAGACTCCATTCTAGTTCAATCATTGTCTTACTAGACATGTTAGTTTTACACCAATGACAACAAGAATTAGGTCATTGGGAATCAGTGAGAGACATATTGAGCAACTGAGAATGCACACTCACACGTGCT
This genomic window from Setaria viridis chromosome 8, Setaria_viridis_v4.0, whole genome shotgun sequence contains:
- the LOC117833619 gene encoding uncharacterized protein, which encodes MAAALALDFSQRKIPVYVNAYEKESVRNLAQHTLHSRIPSDAGPAIVVVGKSSSRIIGTSLSIESSDFTEQLEKLPTVLVDADPIIEMIEERVKAAQKTLMVHTLPLVIVCPPFETGNKFLVPMVDVWTGPEELELAWGQVNNFEFIVMDIRKTTSPKSSKVEVPLVTLLGHYPLTGSDSRGDINVDSTARGHIISNEELLEDFQEYPTPRMARLGDGTNVPIVGFGKMRTEAFNIPHVEFAPDLKLNFVSVNQLDRDHRLSCCFRNKDFEIRKDDGTVVGAGVREDNGVYVLQNLHVPEPEM